The following are encoded in a window of Arthrobacter sp. OAP107 genomic DNA:
- a CDS encoding DivIVA domain-containing protein: MALTPEDVVNKRFQPTKFREGYDQDEVDDFLDEIVVELRRLNQENEELRKKLAEGGSGSPAATSAVAPVVEKVPAPSKSEKDEARAKAEAEAKAAEAAKKKEAEQAAPVAAQAPAVTSSNVSESAAGLLAMAQQMHDRHVAEGQQQRDKIIAEAQIEASSLVNDAQEKSRKILGALEQQRSVLERKVEQLRGFERDYRSRLKAYIEGQLRDLDARGSVAAPEVGESSSAAV; this comes from the coding sequence ATGGCTTTGACGCCAGAAGACGTTGTCAACAAGCGCTTTCAGCCGACCAAGTTCCGCGAAGGCTATGACCAGGACGAAGTTGACGACTTCCTGGACGAGATCGTCGTCGAACTGCGGCGCCTGAACCAGGAGAACGAAGAGCTTCGCAAGAAGCTCGCCGAAGGCGGCTCCGGTTCGCCGGCTGCCACCTCCGCCGTCGCCCCTGTCGTCGAGAAGGTCCCCGCGCCGTCCAAGTCCGAGAAGGACGAGGCGCGCGCCAAGGCCGAAGCCGAGGCCAAGGCCGCCGAAGCTGCCAAGAAGAAGGAAGCCGAGCAGGCAGCTCCCGTCGCAGCCCAGGCACCCGCCGTCACCAGCAGCAACGTCTCGGAGTCCGCAGCGGGCCTGCTGGCCATGGCCCAGCAGATGCACGACCGCCACGTCGCCGAGGGCCAGCAGCAGCGCGACAAGATCATCGCCGAAGCACAGATCGAAGCCAGCAGCCTGGTCAACGACGCGCAGGAAAAGTCCCGCAAGATCCTCGGTGCACTGGAGCAGCAGCGTTCCGTCCTTGAGCGCAAGGTAGAGCAGCTCCGCGGCTTCGAGCGCGACTACCGCTCACGCCTGAAGGCCTACATCGAGGGCCAGCTGCGCGACCTGGACGCCCGTGGTTCCGTTGCCGCCCCTGAGGTTGGCGAAAGCAGCAGCGCCGCCGTTTAG
- the sepF gene encoding cell division protein SepF, with translation MAGALRKTMIYLGLADGDEHYESELSTQQKDEDNSMEHDREERRAPAPLREVTREVPPAAEEEYRAPVTPIKRAASSREETTGLRQITTIHPRSYNDAKLIGESFRDGIPVIMNVTDMGEADAKRLVDFSAGLVFGLRGSIERVTNKVFLLSPSYVEVIGDDKKVSDATASFFNQS, from the coding sequence ATGGCTGGCGCTCTGCGCAAGACAATGATCTATCTTGGGCTCGCCGACGGCGATGAACACTACGAGTCTGAGCTTTCCACCCAGCAAAAGGACGAGGACAACTCAATGGAGCATGACCGTGAAGAGCGCCGCGCGCCGGCGCCGCTCCGAGAGGTCACCCGTGAAGTGCCACCAGCTGCCGAAGAGGAATACCGCGCACCCGTGACACCCATCAAGCGTGCGGCATCAAGCCGCGAAGAGACCACCGGACTGCGGCAGATCACCACGATCCACCCCCGTTCCTACAACGACGCCAAGCTCATCGGCGAAAGCTTCCGTGACGGTATCCCCGTCATCATGAATGTGACGGACATGGGGGAGGCGGACGCCAAGCGGCTCGTCGACTTTTCCGCCGGCCTGGTCTTTGGTCTGCGCGGAAGCATCGAACGGGTGACCAACAAGGTTTTCCTGCTGTCGCCGTCGTACGTTGAAGTCATCGGAGATGACAAAAAAGTAAGCGACGCCACCGCCAGTTTCTTCAACCAAAGCTAA
- the ftsZ gene encoding cell division protein FtsZ yields the protein MAAPQNYLAVIKVVGIGGGGVNAVNRMIEVGLRGVEFIAINTDAQALLMSDADVKLDVGRELTRGLGAGANPEVGKQAAEDHADEIEEVLRGADMVFVTAGEGGGTGTGGAPVVARIARSLGALTIGVVTRPFTFEGRRRAGSAEAGIDALRDEVDTLIVIPNDRLLSISDRNVSVLDAFRSADQVLLSGVQGITDLITTPGLINLDFADVKSVMQGAGSALMGIGSARGEDRAVKAAELAIASPLLEASIDGAHGVLLSIQGGSDLGLFEINEAARLVQEVAHPEANIIFGAVIDDALGDEARVTVIAAGFDDVKATSPSMDQSQPQAAPQRPAVPAAAPQSQPSAGSQQVHVQPVHAGVGAAGLGSWGQQRPAAVPADSGFDVDLPSVVEPDLTGSRSDDLDVPDFLK from the coding sequence GTGGCAGCTCCGCAGAATTACTTGGCCGTCATCAAGGTCGTCGGCATCGGCGGCGGTGGCGTGAACGCAGTCAACCGCATGATCGAGGTGGGTCTCCGCGGTGTCGAATTCATAGCTATTAACACCGACGCCCAGGCGCTGCTGATGAGTGATGCCGACGTAAAACTCGACGTCGGGCGCGAGCTGACGCGCGGGCTTGGTGCCGGGGCGAACCCGGAGGTCGGCAAGCAGGCTGCCGAGGACCACGCCGACGAGATTGAGGAAGTCCTTCGCGGTGCCGACATGGTCTTCGTGACCGCAGGTGAAGGCGGTGGCACCGGAACCGGTGGCGCCCCGGTCGTTGCCCGCATTGCGCGCTCCCTTGGTGCCCTGACCATCGGCGTTGTCACGCGTCCCTTCACCTTCGAGGGACGGCGCCGCGCAGGCTCTGCCGAGGCGGGCATCGACGCCCTCCGCGACGAGGTGGACACCCTGATCGTGATCCCCAACGACCGCCTGCTGTCGATCAGCGACCGGAACGTCTCCGTCCTGGACGCCTTCCGCTCCGCTGACCAGGTCCTGCTGTCCGGTGTCCAGGGCATCACGGACCTCATCACCACGCCGGGCCTGATCAACCTCGACTTCGCCGACGTGAAATCCGTCATGCAGGGCGCAGGTTCGGCCCTGATGGGCATCGGCTCCGCGCGCGGCGAGGATCGCGCGGTCAAGGCAGCCGAGCTCGCCATCGCCTCCCCGCTGCTGGAAGCCAGCATCGACGGCGCCCACGGTGTCCTGCTGTCCATCCAGGGCGGCTCCGACCTCGGCCTGTTCGAGATCAACGAAGCTGCGCGCCTGGTGCAGGAGGTCGCCCACCCCGAGGCCAACATCATCTTCGGTGCGGTCATCGACGACGCCCTAGGCGATGAAGCCCGCGTCACGGTCATCGCGGCCGGCTTCGACGACGTCAAGGCCACCTCGCCGTCCATGGACCAGTCGCAGCCGCAGGCGGCACCGCAGCGTCCCGCCGTGCCGGCGGCCGCCCCGCAGAGCCAGCCGTCCGCAGGCAGCCAGCAGGTACATGTCCAGCCCGTACACGCCGGCGTCGGCGCCGCAGGCCTCGGCAGCTGGGGGCAGCAGCGCCCCGCCGCTGTCCCCGCTGACTCGGGTTTCGACGTCGACCTTCCGTCGGTGGTAGAGCCTGACCTCACCGGCAGCCGGTCCGACGACCTGGACGTCCCCGATTTCCTGAAGTAG
- a CDS encoding YggS family pyridoxal phosphate-dependent enzyme yields MTDRRAAGDARTVQLGERLDAVRQRIDRAAAAAGREENPPRLIVVSKFHPADDVRRLAALGVRDFGENRDQEASAKAEELQSLDLTWHFVGQLQSKKSKTVVRYASAVHSVDRSQLVTALERAMAAQQELNGRADLDCFIQVGLDEDAGAHRGGAAPDEVPQLAEQLEAANGLRLAGVMAVAPLGADPDRAFEKLLGISTGLQRDFPGATGISAGMSQDLESAVRFGATHLRIGSDILGSRPAVR; encoded by the coding sequence ATGACTGACAGGCGGGCAGCCGGGGATGCCCGGACAGTACAGCTGGGGGAGCGCCTGGACGCGGTCCGGCAGCGCATCGACCGTGCCGCCGCTGCGGCGGGCCGCGAAGAGAACCCGCCGCGGCTGATAGTGGTCAGCAAGTTCCACCCTGCCGACGACGTCCGCCGGCTGGCAGCGCTTGGGGTCCGGGACTTCGGGGAGAACCGGGACCAGGAGGCGTCTGCGAAAGCCGAGGAACTCCAGTCCCTGGACCTGACCTGGCATTTCGTGGGCCAGCTCCAGAGCAAGAAGTCCAAGACCGTGGTCCGGTACGCGTCTGCCGTTCATTCGGTGGACCGCTCCCAGCTGGTGACCGCACTGGAGCGGGCCATGGCCGCCCAGCAGGAACTGAACGGCCGTGCCGATCTGGACTGTTTCATCCAGGTAGGCCTGGATGAGGACGCCGGAGCCCACCGCGGCGGGGCGGCGCCTGACGAGGTGCCGCAGCTGGCCGAACAGCTCGAAGCAGCAAACGGGCTTCGCCTGGCCGGTGTCATGGCGGTGGCGCCGCTCGGCGCGGATCCCGATCGGGCGTTTGAAAAACTGCTGGGCATTTCGACCGGCCTGCAGCGGGATTTTCCCGGCGCCACTGGGATTTCCGCCGGCATGAGCCAGGACCTGGAATCAGCTGTCCGATTCGGTGCGACACACCTCCGAATTGGTTCAGATATTCTCGGTTCGCGCCCGGCCGTGCGGTAG
- the pgeF gene encoding peptidoglycan editing factor PgeF produces the protein MFLWRAEVQPGVSVAFTDTNAGNLALHVGDDAAAVHRRRARLEHAAGVAPRRFQYMNQVHGNDVSLVVEPAPPAPTADALVSLGQPLAVMVADCIPLVLVGDGASGPVLAAVHAGRPGLFSGVIPAAVEEMRASGATDIRAWLGPSVCGSCYEVPAELRDEVAAVLPSTRSTTSWGTPALDLPAGAASQLDALGVPVEYRGPCTLENESLFSYRRDSRSGRFAGLVWTHD, from the coding sequence TTGTTTTTGTGGCGTGCTGAAGTGCAGCCTGGCGTGTCCGTGGCGTTCACTGACACGAATGCCGGCAACCTCGCCCTGCACGTGGGCGACGATGCCGCTGCGGTACACCGCCGCAGGGCCCGGCTGGAGCATGCCGCCGGCGTGGCGCCGCGGCGGTTCCAGTACATGAACCAGGTCCACGGCAACGACGTGTCCCTCGTTGTCGAACCTGCGCCGCCGGCACCGACGGCGGATGCTCTGGTGTCCCTCGGCCAGCCGCTTGCGGTGATGGTGGCGGACTGCATTCCGCTGGTCCTGGTGGGTGACGGGGCTTCCGGCCCGGTGCTGGCAGCCGTCCATGCCGGGCGTCCCGGCCTGTTCTCCGGCGTCATTCCGGCGGCGGTTGAGGAAATGCGCGCCTCCGGCGCCACGGATATCCGGGCGTGGCTCGGCCCGTCCGTCTGTGGCAGCTGCTATGAGGTGCCCGCTGAACTCCGCGATGAGGTCGCCGCCGTCCTGCCCTCCACAAGGTCAACCACATCATGGGGAACGCCGGCCCTGGACCTGCCCGCCGGTGCCGCCAGCCAGCTCGACGCCCTGGGCGTTCCCGTCGAATACCGCGGACCCTGCACGCTTGAGAACGAGTCCTTGTTTTCCTACCGCCGTGACTCCCGGTCCGGCAGATTCGCCGGACTGGTGTGGACCCATGACTGA
- a CDS encoding FtsQ-type POTRA domain-containing protein, whose translation MASTRRPTYRPARPAARDSGAGPDAGAARGSGAGSGSDGRNPEVITASKGVPESAAQEKHGSTPKDRTPKAKTPKARTPKDAAPSATTRTARGQDKPAKAPWARLKRQEAKNPGTTATGAAGAENTGPGKSGPDKSSPDRSSPDNVLAFPEPRGRRIRRNIVVAACVTAVLVAGLIAAAVYSPVLAVQSVSVTGTKLLKPAQVQAALKPLLGTPLPQVSGSEVESLLKPLVQIKSVTTQAHPPSVLVVHVQERVPVALVKRGNDYMLVDVDGVKLGTTADPTSVKLPLIDGGAGTIGKDLFQATAEVLGALPANVLAKLSNASAKSVDAVELKLLDGQTVVWGNAGEKELKARVLEALLKMPADPANPVNTYDVSVPRHPVTR comes from the coding sequence GTGGCTAGCACCCGGCGACCCACCTACCGCCCGGCAAGGCCCGCTGCCCGGGATTCCGGTGCCGGCCCGGACGCTGGTGCTGCCCGGGGCTCCGGCGCAGGGTCAGGCTCCGACGGCCGCAATCCGGAAGTGATCACCGCCTCGAAGGGTGTCCCGGAGAGCGCTGCCCAGGAGAAGCACGGCAGCACGCCGAAGGACAGGACACCCAAGGCCAAGACACCGAAGGCCAGGACACCGAAGGACGCAGCACCCAGCGCCACGACACGAACGGCCAGGGGGCAGGACAAGCCGGCCAAAGCGCCTTGGGCCCGGCTGAAGCGCCAGGAAGCCAAGAACCCGGGCACTACGGCGACCGGTGCCGCCGGGGCGGAAAACACGGGCCCGGGCAAATCAGGCCCGGACAAATCATCGCCGGACAGATCATCGCCGGACAATGTGCTGGCCTTTCCCGAACCCCGCGGCCGGCGGATCAGGCGCAACATCGTCGTGGCGGCGTGTGTCACGGCCGTCCTCGTGGCGGGGCTCATCGCCGCTGCCGTCTATTCCCCGGTGCTCGCTGTGCAAAGCGTCAGCGTCACCGGCACGAAGCTCCTCAAACCGGCCCAGGTGCAGGCGGCGCTCAAGCCGCTGCTGGGCACGCCGCTGCCGCAGGTCAGCGGCTCCGAGGTCGAGTCCCTGCTGAAGCCGCTGGTGCAGATCAAATCGGTCACCACCCAGGCCCACCCTCCGTCCGTCCTGGTGGTGCACGTCCAGGAACGCGTCCCCGTTGCCCTCGTCAAGCGGGGCAACGACTACATGCTCGTGGACGTCGACGGCGTGAAGCTCGGCACCACCGCCGACCCCACGTCCGTGAAGCTGCCGCTGATTGACGGCGGCGCAGGCACCATCGGCAAGGACCTGTTCCAGGCCACGGCCGAGGTCCTCGGCGCGCTGCCGGCCAATGTGCTCGCCAAGCTCTCCAACGCCTCGGCCAAGTCCGTGGACGCGGTGGAACTGAAGCTGTTGGACGGCCAGACCGTGGTCTGGGGCAACGCGGGGGAGAAGGAGCTCAAGGCACGGGTGCTGGAAGCGCTGCTCAAGATGCCAGCCGATCCCGCGAATCCTGTCAATACCTACGACGTAAGCGTGCCGCGTCATCCGGTGACGCGGTGA
- a CDS encoding RluA family pseudouridine synthase — protein sequence MSERVVVPEELDGARVDAGLAKLMGMSRSSAATLIAEGNVVSGGKTVGKSAKLASGTVLHVTVPERRDPLEVVEEVVEGLKILLDDDDFVVVDKPVGVAAHPSPGWVGPTVVGGLAGAGYRISTSGAPERAGIVHRLDVGTSGVMVVAKTEPAYTALKRAFKERTVDKVYHAVVQGLPDPLQGTIDAPIGRHPGHEWRFAVIEDGRPSVTHYEVLEAFGKATLVEVHLETGRTHQIRVHFAALRHPCAGDLTYGADPRLAATLGLTRQWLHARELGFDHPRTGERVTVTSEYPEDLAYALEVLGAGKA from the coding sequence ATGTCTGAGCGGGTGGTGGTGCCCGAGGAGCTGGACGGGGCCCGCGTGGATGCCGGCCTGGCCAAGCTGATGGGCATGTCCCGTTCGTCCGCCGCAACGCTGATCGCCGAAGGCAACGTCGTCAGCGGCGGCAAAACGGTGGGCAAGTCCGCCAAGCTCGCCTCCGGCACCGTGCTGCACGTGACCGTCCCCGAGCGCCGGGATCCCCTTGAAGTCGTGGAGGAAGTTGTGGAAGGCCTGAAGATCCTGCTGGACGACGACGACTTTGTGGTGGTCGACAAACCGGTGGGAGTCGCGGCGCACCCGTCTCCGGGCTGGGTGGGGCCCACCGTCGTGGGCGGCCTCGCCGGTGCCGGCTACCGCATCTCCACGTCCGGCGCTCCGGAACGTGCGGGCATCGTGCACCGGCTCGACGTCGGGACCTCCGGAGTCATGGTGGTGGCCAAGACGGAACCCGCCTACACAGCCCTGAAGCGGGCGTTCAAGGAACGCACCGTGGACAAGGTCTACCACGCTGTGGTCCAGGGCCTGCCGGATCCCCTGCAGGGCACCATCGACGCCCCGATCGGCCGCCACCCCGGCCACGAATGGCGCTTCGCCGTCATCGAGGACGGCCGCCCGTCGGTCACGCACTACGAGGTCCTCGAGGCCTTTGGCAAGGCCACCCTGGTGGAGGTGCACCTGGAAACCGGGAGGACCCACCAGATCCGGGTCCACTTCGCGGCGCTTCGCCATCCGTGCGCCGGCGACCTCACGTATGGGGCCGACCCGCGGCTGGCCGCGACCCTTGGGCTTACCCGGCAATGGCTGCACGCGCGTGAACTGGGCTTTGACCACCCGCGCACCGGGGAACGGGTCACCGTCACCAGCGAATATCCCGAGGACCTCGCATACGCACTGGAGGTCCTGGGCGCCGGCAAGGCCTGA
- the lspA gene encoding signal peptidase II: MTDDLAADAAHPASSSPRPRRAVLLSLFAGLAVFAYVFDQLTKLWVTSTMVEGERIPVLPPLLHWYYIRNSGAAFSIGENVTWVFTIIMMVVAAAILFQLRKLGSAWWALALGLLFGGALGNLTDRLFREPSFGMGHVVDFIQLPNFAIFNIADSAVVSSVVIICLLTLRGIALDGSHHAVEKRKGGDDV; encoded by the coding sequence ATGACTGACGACCTTGCCGCTGACGCAGCGCACCCAGCTTCATCATCACCGCGGCCACGGCGCGCCGTCCTGCTGTCCCTGTTCGCAGGGCTGGCAGTCTTCGCCTACGTCTTCGACCAGCTCACCAAGCTGTGGGTTACCAGCACCATGGTGGAGGGCGAACGGATTCCCGTGCTGCCCCCGCTGCTGCACTGGTACTACATCCGCAACTCCGGCGCTGCCTTCTCCATCGGCGAGAACGTGACCTGGGTATTCACGATCATCATGATGGTGGTGGCCGCTGCCATCCTGTTCCAGCTCCGCAAGCTCGGGTCGGCGTGGTGGGCACTGGCGCTGGGTCTGCTGTTCGGCGGCGCCCTGGGGAACCTGACGGACCGGCTGTTCCGGGAACCCTCCTTTGGAATGGGGCACGTGGTGGACTTCATCCAGCTGCCCAACTTCGCGATCTTCAACATCGCCGACTCCGCCGTCGTATCCTCCGTGGTGATCATCTGCCTGCTGACACTGCGGGGGATCGCGCTGGACGGATCGCACCACGCCGTCGAAAAGCGGAAGGGCGGCGACGATGTCTGA
- the murC gene encoding UDP-N-acetylmuramate--L-alanine ligase — MTTNAAPSQQALGRVHFIGIGGVGMSAVARIMVARGIPVSGTDAKDLPVMAELAAAGARICVGYEAGNLGDAQTVVAGSAIRKDNPELKAARAAGLPVLHRSEALAATMGEDLVVTVAGTHGKSTTTSMITVLLQGAGLDPSFAIGANVPALGVNAANGSSQVFVAEADESDGSFLNYRPQIAVVTNVEPDHLDHYGTAEAVYESFDRFTALLPADGVLVACADDAGAHALALRTRERGNARVVLYGTSEAADLRLDDGGPGRVAITTAGGRFPLALQVPGRHNALNAAAAMAVALELGVDARAAASALAGFSGASRRFEYKGEGRGVRVYDDYAHHPTEVRAALAAARSVAGDHKVHVLFQPHLFSRTREFAAEFADALNAADTALVLDIYPAREDPIPGVTSTLITEHLGSGGRLVGAGDEAVAALAAAAQPGDIILTAGAGDVTAYGPLIVESLGG, encoded by the coding sequence ATGACCACCAACGCAGCACCCAGCCAGCAAGCACTGGGCCGCGTGCACTTCATCGGAATCGGCGGCGTGGGCATGTCCGCCGTCGCCAGGATCATGGTGGCGCGCGGGATCCCCGTCAGCGGAACGGATGCCAAGGACCTCCCGGTCATGGCGGAGCTCGCCGCGGCCGGCGCCCGGATCTGCGTGGGCTACGAGGCCGGCAACCTCGGTGACGCCCAGACCGTCGTGGCAGGATCGGCCATCCGCAAGGACAATCCGGAACTAAAGGCCGCACGTGCCGCCGGCCTGCCGGTGCTGCACCGTTCCGAAGCCCTTGCCGCCACCATGGGCGAGGACCTGGTGGTGACCGTGGCAGGAACCCACGGGAAGTCCACCACGACCTCCATGATCACCGTGCTGCTGCAGGGCGCGGGCCTGGACCCGTCCTTCGCGATCGGGGCCAATGTTCCGGCGCTTGGCGTGAACGCGGCCAACGGCAGCTCACAGGTGTTCGTTGCCGAGGCGGATGAATCCGATGGTTCTTTCCTGAACTACCGGCCGCAGATCGCCGTCGTCACCAACGTGGAACCGGACCACCTCGATCACTACGGCACTGCCGAAGCCGTGTACGAATCATTCGACCGGTTCACGGCACTGCTGCCCGCGGACGGCGTGCTGGTGGCCTGCGCTGACGACGCCGGGGCGCACGCGCTGGCGCTGCGCACCCGTGAGCGGGGCAACGCCCGCGTTGTCCTGTACGGCACCTCCGAGGCTGCCGACCTCCGGCTCGACGACGGCGGACCCGGCAGGGTGGCCATCACGACGGCGGGCGGCCGGTTCCCGCTGGCACTGCAGGTCCCGGGACGGCACAATGCGCTGAACGCTGCCGCCGCGATGGCGGTGGCGCTGGAACTCGGCGTGGACGCCAGGGCCGCGGCCTCCGCCCTGGCGGGGTTCTCGGGTGCGTCCCGGCGGTTCGAATACAAGGGGGAGGGCCGTGGCGTGCGGGTCTACGACGACTACGCCCACCACCCCACGGAGGTGCGGGCCGCCCTGGCGGCCGCCCGGTCCGTGGCCGGCGACCACAAGGTGCACGTCCTTTTCCAGCCGCACCTATTCTCCCGGACCCGGGAGTTTGCCGCAGAGTTCGCCGATGCGCTCAACGCCGCGGACACTGCCTTGGTGCTCGACATCTACCCCGCCCGCGAGGATCCCATCCCGGGCGTCACCAGCACGCTCATCACCGAGCACCTCGGTTCTGGCGGGCGCCTGGTCGGAGCCGGCGACGAGGCCGTGGCTGCCCTGGCCGCCGCCGCCCAGCCGGGGGACATCATCCTTACCGCCGGCGCCGGGGACGTCACCGCTTACGGGCCGCTGATCGTGGAGTCCCTCGGTGGCTAG
- a CDS encoding YggT family protein yields MGILFGLVYIVLLFIFVALIVRLVYDWVQMFAREWRPRGVALVAAHAVYSVTDPPLKVLRRIIPPLRLGGVSLDLGFLVLFIGLSIAMAITKSFA; encoded by the coding sequence ATGGGAATACTATTCGGGCTCGTCTATATCGTCCTGCTGTTCATATTCGTCGCTTTGATTGTCCGCCTTGTCTACGACTGGGTTCAGATGTTCGCGCGGGAGTGGCGTCCACGCGGGGTAGCATTGGTGGCGGCTCATGCGGTCTACTCCGTGACCGATCCGCCGCTGAAGGTCCTGCGGCGGATCATCCCGCCGCTGCGCCTGGGCGGTGTCTCGCTGGACCTCGGTTTCCTGGTGTTGTTCATCGGCCTGAGCATTGCCATGGCGATCACCAAGTCATTTGCATAA